CTGCTTCGCTGACACAAACCCGCTGTAGTTATCTTTCATTTCCAGAGCAGCTAAGGACATTTTACACCTTGGCTCCCCTCCTCCAAACCTGTCCTACAGTCACTTGTTTACACAGCAACAGGAACAAGCCTGCTCTGTTCAACACCTCCTTCTCCGGCCAGGTAACCCTGCCTTGCTGGCccttgaaaaaaacacagaacaccTTCAAATCCAATTATTATTTAGTAGAAATCCAGGACCTAGCTGCTCAGGAAAACATACGTAAATGTTTGCTCAATTCATTAAATTTTCACACAGCTTagtgatgaaaaaaatcccttgcCTGTGTCAGGGCTGATTTTCATCCTTTCCTCAACTGCTGGATCAGGTCACGCACAAAAAAAGATCTTTTCCTGTGCACCAGTGTTTGAAGTTTCTCTATCCAGTAActtcagcacagccagccacTCTCACATGCTGGCTTCACACACCATCATCAttttccccagcacaggagcttTAAAGCCACAGGGCTTGTCTGCCTTGCACGGAATCAATATATTAACTGACAATTCTAGAGAGCAAATTGCCATTTCCTACAGCAATTTAGCAACTTCCTCCTTCCATTTTGCAGAGTTTGAGGTGCAGCTGTAATCTTAACAGTTCCATAAAGAGCTGATACAGTACTGGTGCCACAGATGTGCCCCAGACAAACCCCCTGGGTGAAACCAGGTGTACTTAAAGAGTTAAACTTTTACAGGGAACGAGACAGAACCAGTGCAGAATTGAGTACTGAGATTTATTCACAATTCATGGTCATGCTgcactggaaaacaaagcacCAAAATTTTCTAAATGTCCTCTTAGCACAAAATTCAAGGGTGAGTTAAAGCACTATGGCTGTGGCCACGTCAGGAGCTTTTCCTGTTGCTGAAGAGGCAGTAGCAATAGAAATTATTAGGGAATCAGGGAATTAAATAGTGCTGTAATTTCAAAGGTGTGGCTACAAACATGTATTGTCAACATTAATGGACTTTCCAACTGCAGATTCAAAAGCCAGAATCAAACCTCAGGCAAGTATTTCACTATATATGAAGCTGCAACAAGGTTTTCTGATCTATGTTAAAATTTCAATGAAAGCAGGTGAAGGGGAaagattaaaaggaaagaaaagttctATCCTGTAAAACTGGCAGTTTAAAGAAAAGGCcttaaaaaaactaaaacatttTACTCCAGAAAATCGTCTTCTAAAACAAAAgctgactaaaaaaaaaaatcaacaaaaagaCAAGTCTCAGTTACTTAGGTCACTAATGACAATACATTCTGTGTAGCCACTTGTCATGGTTTTGCATTTAGGGAAGTGATGAAAAGGTTTGTTATGCAAAAACCATAACACCACTACAAGCTCAGTTAGATGCcttgtctttaaaaaagaattctGCAGCAGACAAATCATCAACAGCTCTGCACTGTGACTACCTCGATAGGTTCAAACCCTTGAGCAGATGGAAGAAATGGTGGCTCCAGCTGAAAGAGGTTATTTTGAACACTGAACCACTGATTTCCCttgcagtgggagcagagcagatcGGTTTCACCCACTGCCCAGCCCATGCCTgggctcccccagcagcacagggagtgcAGCAGGCAAGCACTGGCCAAAGTGCCACCCAGCCTTGGGAGGATCCAGCACGTCGTACCACCAGTTCAGGGCTCTGCTTTCAGAACAGAAAGGCAGCTCTTGTGTAGTTTACTGAAGAATTCCTCAGAAAAGCAAACTGGTTTTGTACCATTTCACCCAgtacacacacataaaaaaataagcacactgtacaaggagcagcagagataTAATTTAAACATGCATCCAGCTAGAAACCATATATACAGAGACACAGGCCTGTACAAACAGAACAGGACCACTTTATTACATTACAATTCTGGTGGAGCTTTTGGAGGAAATCACGGCAGATAAAGAAAATCAGACAGAAGGAGGTGGATGTTGCTTCTGAAAGTAATCTCTTTTGAAATGCCACACAACACCCCCACCTTTCTCCAGCACACAGCTATTACAGTTCCAGCTACACACAGCTCTTCCCACGACTCCTGGACTCCCTTCCTGTACAGAGGTAGATTTCTGTCGATGTTCTGATATTGCACCATGTTAAGTATGGGTCTTACCACAAGGAACAACTTGCAAAGGCTAATTTATATAATTCATGGGCATAATCTCATTGTGGGCATTCAGGTAGTGcagtaaataaattaatttgcacTTGAAAGAAAACCTCCCTCCAAGTGCAATGGTTTGTTATTTAGGTGGAGGTCCAATGGGAAGCTGCAATTTTTTAACAGCTTCACATTAAGAGAGCTGTTTCTTGTCAGCAGGGTGACACTTCActgtctttctccttttcagcCTCCCTGGTCTAGCCAGTGCCAGGTCTTGCCCTGCTTCCCCTGATGCTTCATCCCATTCCACTGTGACCAGGttaaatgtgcattttaaacACTCACAGtttttttgcaggatttcttACTCATACAAGCAGTTGTAATGTTGAAGAAATTTGCAAGAAGACTGATTGAAACTGCATGAAATGGTTAAAGAAGCCCATCCACACTCAGGCTGCATAAGGGAAGCTAGAACTTTGCTAGCTTCAAACAGCCATTAATTGTGAACAGATCTGATGCTATCAGGAAAACCTGAAGAAGTCTGGCAGGagtcttaatttcttttgtccATCACATTCTTGAATAACTCTCTGACAGCTGGGGAAGTTGCAGACAAGCTGCACAGCAGTACCACTTCACAATGTCTGTTAAGTGAACCTCTATagcatatttataaaaataagtgCATCAAAAATCATGATGCCAACATATCGTAACTCTGATGAGCTCACAAGCATTGCTCAGTATTTTTTCTCAGAGGCACCCCAGGAAGTTATTTTTTGCAGAAGTCTTCAATATGGAGATAAATGAAAGAACAATCTGGGTATGTTCCACTCTCAGAGAGAAGCCAAAGCAAGCAGCACCACTACTCCTGGCTGCAAGCTTGGCAGAAAACTTATATGGGAAggaatttctctttttgtacCAACCAACCTATTTGGAACTATTTTAAACGAACCATTTAGCATTAGCTTCCCAGATTGAGCTTCTGTGAAGCATTCTGTGACACTACATCAGTAAGAAATGGTGGCTAGTTTGGAACTGAGTATTTTTTGCTGAATTACGGATACAAGGTTTGTAGAAATTCATTACATCTCTCCATATACTCACTTGTCCTTTAAAAGGGCCTTTTCCTTACCAAGGTAAGTAAATCCCAAGTTACTTCACACCAACTGCATCAATACTGAAATTCCTGTTGACTGTTTTCCTGTGATGATAGGGACTGCAGACCTAGAAGTAAAATCATCTCACCCCCCTGGAGGAGCCCATTTTGTGCAGTGAACCCTTCAGGGAGTAACTTGATCAGGAATTAcactccctgtccctggcaggaaGGACTTATGTACCTTGCAAGATGAGGCTTTAGAATGAAGAAATCCATTGTACGCAGGAAATGACAAACAGTAAAAGTTAAATGACAGTGGCAGGAACCAGGGCTTTTGGAGACTTGTCTGGTTTTGCAAAGCAATGGTTCTTCCCAAAACCATCcccagctgggcagagcctcaGTGAGCCACGGGTGCACAGAGGGTTCCAGCGCTGCTCTGCAGTTACCATTTGATGTCCAAGCTGCTCGTGCTTTGATTTACTGCACTGTACGTGGTGTGCAAAGTGTCCTGGACCTTCTTGGAGTCCATGCCCTCCAGCCAGTCCTGGTACATCCTCTGCACGTGCACGTTGGTTTCTGGCAGCCTGACAGGAATTGCAGTGTACACCTCTTCCATCTGGGCAAGCAGGGCTTTGTCTGGTTTGCCATCCTCAGTCTGGGCCTGGCCCTTTCCATTGAGGCAcccttagggaaaaaataaattaaaaagatggAAGGTGATGGAGATTTGATATGAAAAGAAAGTCTCTGTTAACTCAGAATTCTTTTTTCACACTTCTCTAAAggaagtcttttttttaaacttcctcCCACACTGTTACAATTTGTATTTACCTAAAGTGACTCCAATATCAACTTCATCTTAATGGAAATTAGGCTTCCATATCACAAATCTTTCTCTGCATTCTCCACGGTTTTATGATCCTAATTATGTTCCTTGTCTTTTCTTGCCCTTGACAACCACCATTTCAGAGCATCCTCTGAGGTTTGGCAGTGCAGTGCTGGCACTTATTTATAGGTCAGAAGAGAACAAATAGCATCGTGACTAATTTTAGAAAACTCAATCATTTTTTGAGCCAACCCTGCACCTGTAATTGGTGTTTTGGACCCTTCAATAAACAGTGAGATTTTAGATTATTAAGAAGAGAATTAAGAGGGAATGAAATGAAGTGCCTGCCTGTAAGGCAGCTTTCCTTTGAGATTCAAGATACATGTGAAGAACAACTGCAGATCCACAATTATTTTTACCTCCTGGGCAGGCAAGGACTTCTACAAAATGGTAggaaaactttccttttttcaacTTCAGGACCATGTTTTGGATATTTCTGAAGCCATATGCTGCTGCAAAACGCAGCACTGTCTCCCCATCCTTTTCAAGGGTAACTTCTTGAAAGTCCTTGTTCCTGTCAAGACACAGAGAGAACATTTTAACcccctgcattcccagaggaacaaCCCAACTGTGCCAGTTTGTATTCAGATGCTCCAAAGGGAGCAGACCAAGTATAACAGTGAGATCAAGGTGAACTCTTCCACTTTCTAAAGTGAGTTAAGCAGAAGTTGGGGTGGAATCTTTGTAACAGAATTCTACTTAATTTTTAAGTGCAGGTAAGGTTTTAATGAAATGAGtaccagcaggagctgctttaCAGAGAGAGACTTGCAGGGTCAGAGCAGGTTTATAGCCTGTACCTGCCTACCAGCCAAAGACCAGGTTAGCAGTAACTGCTTTCACTGCAGCACCATCCACAGCAGGGGAAgttcctgggctgcaggaaccAATTCCTTGCCCAGAGGGTGGCCAATGCTCCAAGGCTCTCAGTGTCTAAGGGGCTCATTTGGACACAGCCCTCAATAACATGCTTTAACTTTTGGTCAGCCCAAAGTGCTCAGGCAGTTGGACtgctgtgggtcccttccagctggaaATACTTCTTCTGTTCTAGTTCATCCATTCTATGTAACAAGGATACAAAACTCTAACTTACTTTAATGCTTTGTAGGTTATCTCCTTGACATCCACGCCGAAAAGCTCCTTTGCAGCATGTTTAAAAATGTGCTCCAGATAACCATCAGATCTCTTCCCATCATGCCTTACTACATCTCCCTCCTTTAAGTCATCAAACCTTAAGGAACAACAAAGTGGAAGATCAACTCCaaaaatttcattctttcacTTCCATAAAATAGTGTGTTTCTCCTCTTCTGTTTCCCCACACCAAAAATTGTTTTGTGGCATGTAGAACACGTTAcacttttatttattacagcttaaaaaatgtaaattattcaGGACAGCAGtgagatgatgaaaaaaaaccaataaaaaaaaagatgcagggCCTTCCATGTTGAGAAATATCAAGCAACAGTAATTTATAAGAATGCACCTTCACCACAATCTGAAGATTTTGTTAACAACCTTTTACTGCTCAAGAGccattttggggaaaaattatttaaataaatcgTCATTTTTTGCCTGTGAGAATACAAAACTACTTCAGAAGTTACAAGTCTTTGCTGACAGTTCTCCTGCTTTAGGAACTGTTTGTCACAGTCTGTAACACTGTGCCAATAAAATCACACCAAATTAGCAGAGCTGCAACCAGGTTAGAACAGTATACACTGAAAATAAGTGCTAACTATGGttcaggagagaaaatgggTGATCATATCCCAAGGGCATCTCCTGGAAGTTCACCTCTCCCCCagtgaaaagcagctctgaagagCCCACATTCATACAACTGTTTTAATACGCAGCACTTTATCACAaattgctgctgtgctggggcttgTTTTAAGAGGATGACTTCAAGTTGTTTAAATTTCTCTGCAAGATCTACTTTTAAGACCCCAGAAGAGCAAATATTTACATCATTAGGTCTCACAGCTGAACCAGTATAATAAGATTagcccttttaaaaattaacattattttccaACATAAATTGAGGGCACTTGGCTTGTTCAgtctggaggagactgaggtcAGACATCACGAGgatctgcagctgctcctgagggacagctctgatctctgctctgtggcagtgACAGAACCCAGGGAACGGCTGGAGttgggccaggggaggtttgggctggatttagggaaaggttcttcccccagagggtgctggcactgcccaggctccccagggaatgggcacagccccaaggctgccagggatgcccaggtggggctgttggggggtctgtgcagggccaggggctgcactgggtgacccttgtgggtccttccagctcaggatgttctgtgattctataaacTGAGCCAATGAACCAGCACATTCTGAGTAACAGCTTGTCCTTTCATTGTCAGGCTGATACAGAATTAAAAGCCTGTCTCAATGTGATTCTGACACAGAATTACATGACTGTCCCTGCAAGTCACGTACACGACTATTCCTGCAAGAACTTTATTCGTTCTCATTCTGTGTGACAATCTCAGGCAGGAGCAGTCAAAGAGCTGCACTACAAACACAGCTCTGAACACGTTCCCACTGACCCACTCAAATTTCTCCCCTCTAGGTTCAAGCAGGATTCTAGCTGGAACTGAAAGGGGTTTTCAAAACTTCCAGAGCTTTCTGTTTTGTGCAAGACAGCACGTTTATTGCTCCACTAGCAGCCCCTTGGAAAGATACCAAGGAACGTGTGTCACAGCTGAACAAAGATGAGGGAGAGCAGCCTCTGGAACTAAGTCAGAATTaaacaccacacacacactgctcccTGAGCCAAGCATAAGGCATGGAAACAAAACCTCTCCAATGCTTTGTGCACTTCCCATCTAAAGCACAGTTCAGTTTGATCTAATCTTGAAAAACTGACTGCTGTCCTCAGTATAAAAACCAACTAATTACCATTTCCTGAAAGGGTGCTGCTTCTAGCAATCTACATGAACATATTGGGGAGTGGAAATTCACTGCCAGGATGCTGCTGTGACAGAGAGGGGAGCCCAGAGCAGATGGTCAGCCCCAGGATGTGTGCCAGCAGCTTTGTGGGAGGCAGCTGGACAGGGCAGATCAGGCTGTTGGGCTCTGCACAAGGAGCACAGGAGAGCTCTGAACAGGGCCAGCACCCCCAGACAGCCACACTTACTAGCAAGGCTTAAACTTCATACAGTCACATCTATTATTACTGCAAATAATCAATATTTaccaataaaaaataataaataatccTTAAATATCAGTCAGGAGCTACACAACAAGTCATAAATTTTAGAAAAGTTACATTATAAGGGTCATTACCTCAAGTTATCTGCTTTGTATTTAGACAGTACATGCAggtttatattttctgtttcatgttACTGTTATATGTAGCAGGAATCTAAGAGAgtatttttgtgggtttggcCACTATATAAGGGTGAAGCTGTGGTATACTCAGGCTTtgatgcaggtttttttctctaaaaagaaaaaaacattcttctgagcagttttacatttttgttgtgTGGGAAACGGATTCACAGAAAACTCTCAAAGGCTGACAGAAAACTCACATAGTGCACAGCTGTATGCAAAccttaaaataagaaatactgACTTAATACCACAGAATAAACCAGACATTGTTAAGAGAGAAACTGAACTAAAAACAAGTTTCATAAGATGACCTTATAAATAAGACTAGatactttagaaaaataaaactataaaaaatgCATTGTAGTAGGACCCACAAGGAGTAATTAACGATGATTGACATTAAGACATTTACAACATAGTGTAGCTAAACTTGATAAACCAAGAAACCCTTATagtgtattgtaattaggaaatagttggcttctgattCTGATAGCATGAATTATAACACttgtattgtctcacccttcaaatgagactgaaaatggaataaaagtttttaaaacatcttaCCCCATCTCTAAGTAAAAAAATAGCTTTATCCAACAATGCTGAATATCCTCCAACATGTCATGTGTCATTAAAATAAGGAAGCAATCCACAACAAAACTACTTACAAACTATCTACAGCTACTTCAGTCACATCTTTCATCGACACATCTTTCTGTTCCATTATTTGGACAATTTCACCTGTAGGAAAACACGTGACATTTTACTTTCAACACAAagcacaacacacacacactctgttTCAGAGATCAACACCCCAACACCTGCATGTGCTTTGTGTCACattctccagctcttcccacagTCACCTCCCTCCAGTGACTGAGAAGCCTGACAACTCCTGCCCCAAAGAAAAGGGGCCTTCAGCTTGCCCAAACTCTGCTTAGATCCTCAGCCTTTCTGTTAGGCCAAGTTTGGAAATATCCAAACTACACTGCAGGATGTTTGGACACTAAGGCTAAAGACAAGATCCTCACCAAAAGGCAACTGGTGCCATGAATTAGGAAAAATTCCTAATAAAATAATGATCATAGACAAGCCagacaataattttaaatatggatTTGCATAACTTTTACCTTCTTTAACAGGCTGTCAAAATACCTCATTTTTAGATGTATAGCAACTTAGAAGGAAAGGACTTGTCACTCTGCCTTCCCTGTGCACTACCAGGAGCACAAAAATATGtactaattttaattaaaaaatttaaaaacttttaatttttttggcagaaaatgTACTTTCTGCCATAGTACATTTGGCAGAAAAAAGCTAACCTTATGACTAAAGCAGACTTGAAAAAAGCAAACTCTGGCATAAAGGCTATTCTAAAAATGGTGATTCACTTATATATTCATAGATGGTAAGTTTAAAAAAGTTAACCTGATGTCAGGACACAATCAACTTCTGCTGAATTATACAAGGCAGTGTAGAAATCTTCCCTCAATGCTTCCAGCTTTTTGTCATAACAAGGTGCCACGACTACATGGAAAATTTTATCAGGAGACAAGTTCTGTGGAATAGAGAAGGGAGCACACGTGAAGTCCACGAAGAGCAAAAGACAGCTTGAAGGATGACAGGGACAAAAATAGTGACATAAACCTCAGGAATAAGTCCCTACCCGCTAAATTTAAAGAATGTTCACACTGATAATGATTTGCCAGAAGTCAGAAAGCATCAGCAAACTTCCAAAGTCAGTCTCTGGA
This genomic window from Vidua chalybeata isolate OUT-0048 chromosome 19, bVidCha1 merged haplotype, whole genome shotgun sequence contains:
- the NARF gene encoding nuclear prelamin A recognition factor, with the translated sequence MKCENCTKKECSKKQKNDDTQSTSVDALSSNNGSEEKNEFDTLANAKILLSDCLACDSCMTVEEGARVFQQNQKEFFRILNLNKKCDTSKHKILAVSLCPQSLPYFAAKFNLSVNEAAKRLCGFLKSLGVHYVFDTTIAADFSILESQREFVQRYQRRNQEEHALPMFASACPGWIRYAERVLTNLVTSHICTAKSPQQIMGSLVKGYFAKQQNLSPDKIFHVVVAPCYDKKLEALREDFYTALYNSAEVDCVLTSGEIVQIMEQKDVSMKDVTEVAVDSLFDDLKEGDVVRHDGKRSDGYLEHIFKHAAKELFGVDVKEITYKALKNKDFQEVTLEKDGETVLRFAAAYGFRNIQNMVLKLKKGKFSYHFVEVLACPGGCLNGKGQAQTEDGKPDKALLAQMEEVYTAIPVRLPETNVHVQRMYQDWLEGMDSKKVQDTLHTTYSAVNQSTSSLDIKW